The Bacillus sp. F19 DNA segment CGCCAGTATCCGCTACCATTGTCAACGATTGACGGATGGTATTCATCGCAATACGGGTATCCCGGCTGAATGCTTTACGTTTTGGTTTTGCTTTTGGGCTGGTTTTCTCAAGCATTTTGACAACGCGGTCTTCTGTTTGTTTGACATTTAACTGCTTTTCTATGATTTCAGAGAGCAGTGTAATTTGCGGATCTGGTTTTTTTAAAGGAATGAGTGCTCTTGCATGTCTCTCTGTTATTTTCTTTTGGAGCAATGCATCTTGAACTTCATGAGGCAGCTTTAACAGCCTAAGCTTATTGGCAATTGTGGACTGTCCTTTTCCGAGACGCTGGGCAAGGGCTTCTTGGGTCAAGTCGTGAAGCTCCAGCAGCTTGGCATATGCAACAGCTTCTTCAATCGCTGAAAGTTCCTCGCGCTGAAGGTTCTCAATTAAAGCAACAGAAGCTGTTTCTGTGTCGTTGAAGTCCTTCACAATTGCTGGGATTGTTTCCCATCCTAGTTTTCGGACTGCTCTATACCGTCTTTCCCCGGCAATAATTTCATATCTTCCATCAACCTGACGTACAACAATCGGCTGAATAATCCCGTGTGTACGTATCGTAAGCGATAATTCTTCAATTTTTTCATCCGCGAAAACCGTACGGGGCTGAAAACGATTAGGCACGATTTCCTCCACGGAAATCTTCTTTACCTCATCAAATACTGAATCATCAATCTCTTCTGTTTCAATTACTGCTGTTTTTTCTGCTGTATCTTCTTTTTCTCCCAAACCGAAAAAACGAGAGAATGGATGCTTCATGAGCCTACACCACCTTTAGAAACTGCCATCATATTAATTCTCTTTCAATTCTCTATATTCCTGCATGCTGAACGAACTTTCCACCTGAATGTTTTTCTATTCTAATGGAAGTTTGTTAGGCGTACCCGGTTTGCGGGGATATTTAGCAGGTGTTGATTTTTGTTTATGAATAATAATGATTGAGCGCTCACTTTTCTCAAGCGGCAGCTCAAAGGCATACTTTTCCTTCACCTTGCCGCCAAGCGTACTGATTGCTTTTTCAGCATTGATTATTTCTTCCTCAGCTGATGCGGCTTTCATTGCTACGAAGTGACCGCCTGTTTTAGCAAGAGGCAGGCAAAGCTCGCTCAAAACAGATAGACGCGCTACAGCCCTTGCCGTCACAACGTCATACGTTTCTCTGAATGCTTTGTTTTTTCCAAACGTTTCTGCTCTGTCATGGTAAAGAGATACGCCTGAAAGGTTTAATGATTTCGTCAGATGATCTAAAAATGTAATTCTCTTTTGAAGAGAATCCACAATTGCAATTTTCAGATGCGGAAAGCAGATTTTAATCGGCAGACTTGGAAACCCTGCGCCTGCGCCTACGTCACAAATGGATAACGGTTTTGTAAAATCAAAATAGAAAGCAGCAGAAATAGAATCATAAAAATGCTTAAGATAAACTTCTTTTTTATCTGTAATCGAAGTTAAATTCATTTTTTCATTCCACTCTACAAGCAATTCGTAGTAAGTCTCAAATTGCTCCAGCTGTTCTGCGGAAAGAGAGATTCCCTTTTCCTCAAGACTGGATTTAAATAAAGAAATGTCCATACTCAAAACCTTTCTGATCTGCTTTTATTCGCCTGAAACACGCGCTATTTTTCCTTGCTCCAAATAGACGAGAAGGATGGAAATATCTGCAGGGTTAACCCCTGAAATACGGGATGCCTGTGCCATTGAAAGCGGTCTGACCTCTTTCAGTTTCTGTCGTGCTTCAGAAGCAATACCTGAAATAGCATCGTAATCAATATTTTCTGGAATTCTTTTGTTTTCCATTTTCTTCAGCTTTTCAACCTGCTGAAGCGACTTTTCAATATAGCCCTCATATTTAATCTGAATTTCAACCTGTTCGGCTATTTCTCCGGAAATATTTTCGTCAGCAGGAGCAAGAGCATGAATATGCTCATAGTTCATTTCAGGGCGTTTCATAAGATCTGATGCACGGATTCCGTCCTTCAGTTCACTGCCGCCTGCTCTTCTGATTAATT contains these protein-coding regions:
- the rsmG gene encoding 16S rRNA (guanine(527)-N(7))-methyltransferase RsmG; protein product: MDISLFKSSLEEKGISLSAEQLEQFETYYELLVEWNEKMNLTSITDKKEVYLKHFYDSISAAFYFDFTKPLSICDVGAGAGFPSLPIKICFPHLKIAIVDSLQKRITFLDHLTKSLNLSGVSLYHDRAETFGKNKAFRETYDVVTARAVARLSVLSELCLPLAKTGGHFVAMKAASAEEEIINAEKAISTLGGKVKEKYAFELPLEKSERSIIIIHKQKSTPAKYPRKPGTPNKLPLE
- the noc gene encoding nucleoid occlusion protein; translation: MKHPFSRFFGLGEKEDTAEKTAVIETEEIDDSVFDEVKKISVEEIVPNRFQPRTVFADEKIEELSLTIRTHGIIQPIVVRQVDGRYEIIAGERRYRAVRKLGWETIPAIVKDFNDTETASVALIENLQREELSAIEEAVAYAKLLELHDLTQEALAQRLGKGQSTIANKLRLLKLPHEVQDALLQKKITERHARALIPLKKPDPQITLLSEIIEKQLNVKQTEDRVVKMLEKTSPKAKPKRKAFSRDTRIAMNTIRQSLTMVADTGVKINAEEEEFEEYIQFTIKIPK